The nucleotide sequence GCTGGCAAGTTCAGCGCGAAAATCTCCCGCCTCGACAAGACGGTAAACTATCGGGTCGCTAGTGCTGGCATGACTTCGCCGACCTATCGCGCCGAAGCGATCGATGCGCCGGAAATCGCCAACGTCCAACTGATTCTCTATCCGCCGGCCTACACCGGCCTCGGTTCGATCACCGTCCCCGAAGGCGGCATCGAAGGGCTCAAGGGTTCGACGGTGCGCCTCGACGCGGTGGCGACCAAAGATATTGTCAAAGCGGAAATCCTGATGGACGACGGCAAGCGCGTGCCGCTCAAGGTCGAAGGGCGCAAGCTGCAAGCCAATCTAGTTTTGTTTCAATCGCAATCCTATCGAATTCTCGTCGAAGACCAGTTTGGCTTTCGCAACACGCCGATCAGCTACGAGCTGCGCGTCAAACCGGACGGCTTTCCGACCGTCGATCTGCTCCAGCCGACGGAAGATTTGGAAATCAGCGGCGACGAGATTTTGACTCTCGATTACAGCGCGCGTGACGATTTCGGCATCGCCGAGGTGAATTTAATCGCCCGCACCGGCGAGCGCGAAGATAAAATCCGCCTGCAAAAAGAGGAGAACAAACGGCTGATCCTGCGCGATCAATATAAATGGAATCTCGGCAAGCTCGGTCTGCGCGACGGCGAGGACGCGATTTTTTTCCTGCAAGTTTTCGACAACGACACCATCTCCGGGCCGAAGCTCGGCACCTCGCGCTCGGTGCGCTTGAAACTCAAAAATCTCAAAGGTGAGCACCGCCTGCTCGCCGAAATGGTCAAAGATTTAAATAGCCGCATGGTCGACTTGCTCGGCGATCACCTGGAGACGCCGCAGCCCAATGACAAACCGACCGCGGAATCGAAAGACATGCAGCAACGCTTTGAGCAGAATCTAACCGAAGCGCTCAAGCGCACCGAAGAAGTCATGCGCCGCACCGAGAAAGACCGCATGTCGGACTTCGCGACCTGGAGCGATCTTGAAGCGCTCAAGCGCAATTTGGAATTCACCAAAGACAATCTGTTAAAAAAACAGGAGCAGGCGACCAATAACGACGACAAGCTCAAAGCCCGCGACGAAATTTCCGCCGAGCTGGAGCGCATGTCGATGTTGTCCGAAGACATCGGCAATCGCATGAAGGCCCAGGATCTCGCCGCCAGCGCCCAGGACTTGGCGCGCAGCCAAGAGCGATTGATGGAATCGCTGGACAAACTCCAGAGCGGCGACAAAAATCTCGACGCGATCATGAAACAGATCGCCGAGATGGCCAAAGCACTCGCGGCATTGCAGCAGGCGATGTCGCAGCTGGCCCAGCAGATGCCCGACGAGTTCATGAACGCCGAGCAGATGCAGGGGCTGGGCATGGATCAAATGTTCAAGGCCTTGGACGAGATTCGCAAAAAGCTTCAAGCGGGCGACATCGAAGGCGCCCGCCAACTGGCGCGCGAGCTGTTCAATCAAATGGCGCAGATGCTCGCCGCCATGCAGAACATGCAGCGCTCACAGATGGCTTCGGGCATGGGCCGGATGCAGGGCGAAATGCAGCGCCAGGACAACGAGCTGCAAGAGATCGCCCGCGAGCAGCAAGAGATTTTGGTCGATACGGAAAGTCTCAACAGCGCCGCGCTGACCCAACGCGACGGCGCGCTCAAGAACAAGCTCGACCGCTTTCTGGAAAAATCCATCGCCGAGTTGGGCAAACTCACCGACGCGTTTCCCGACCGCGAGGGGCCGGACGATCCCAATCTGTTGACCAACCTCGACGACGCGACCATGAACTCGCTGTTGAAAAATTTAATCGCCAAGCTGAGCCAGAAAGATTTTCCCGGTTACGGCGAGGGCGACGGCTACGCGCGCAAGGAACTCGGCAAGAAGCGCACCTCGGCCCAAGAATCGCGCGCCCAACGGGCGGAGAAAAGTCTCAACGACATCAAGTCCGAACTCGACGCCCTGCTCAACGAGCCGGCCCAAGCGTTGAGCGACGCCGACAAACGCAAACTGCGCGATCTCGCTCAGCGCCAAGACGCGGTCAAAGAACGCACCGATACGTTACATGAAAAGTTGGAATCGCTGTTTCAACTTTTTCCTCAGCTCGATCCGAAAATCGTCCAGGGCATCGGCGAAGCCGGCCAAGCCATGGGCAACGCCCAGGAGCGTTTGAGCCAACTCGACTCGCGCGGCGCGGTGCCGCCGGAACGGACCGCGTTGGAACGGTTGTCCCAAGCCCAGCAGCAAATGCAGTCGTCGATGCAGCAGATGGCCCAGCGCGGCCAGCTCGGCAACATGCCGATGACGCGACTGTTCCGCCAGGGACGCTTCCTGCCCGACGGTTCGCTGATGCCGGCGCTGCCGGGCATGCCGCAGTTTCCGGAGTTCGATATTCAGCAGGGCTTCACCGGTCTCGATACGGAGAAGTTCCGCTTGCCGGGCAAAGAAGAGTACAAAGCGCCGCGCAATTTCCGCGAAGAGATCCTCGACTCCCTCAAGCAAGGCGTGCCGCCCCAGATGAAAGAGCAGATCGAGCGCTATTTCAAAAATCTTTCCGAGTGATCGCCGCTTGAAGTATCGATCCGTCTCTTTGCTACTGGCATTTTTTCTCCTAGCGGCGCCGTTATTTGGCGCCGAAATCGCGCGCGAGTTCAAAACCGGCGAAGATTTTCTCGAAGCCTGGCGCATCGCCGACGCCGAGGCGATCGCCGCCAAAGCGCTCAAGGCCGATGCCAAATCGGCGGCGGCGCTGGAATTCGACGGCCGCATCAAGTTTTATCAAGGCCGCTACCAAGAAGGTTTGGCCGCCATCGAGCGCGCCCTGGCCGTCGATTCCAAAGATCCCCGGCGCCAGGCGATGAAGCTCTTGAGCCAGCTCACTGTCGACGTGCACAAATCGTTCAAACGCAACGAGAGCGCTCACTTTATTTTATTCGCCGACGACAAGCGTGACGGCATTTTGATTCCC is from Deltaproteobacteria bacterium and encodes:
- a CDS encoding DUF4175 family protein is translated as MLFNWKVMGQEEYQELSSFLRRFIRRFKFVQGVEGLCLTAICAVLLFGAGPAIFYLKSYVPYAPLAYSIVTGLVLVAAIGWTISRFLGRLSQERAALYIEQKQPKLRNNLINSLQLYPQIVEAKSTPGFSTTMVMALLRSTRKQIAALKVDDLLDTRRMQSSLRLLGFLIAPVAAMVLFNPAWVGGTISMLTHPLDHLPPTVTTLEVEPKGLRVVRGTPVTIQAVTGGAIPTALELMTWQGANDRGELIGMEKSAMENLGAGKFSAKISRLDKTVNYRVASAGMTSPTYRAEAIDAPEIANVQLILYPPAYTGLGSITVPEGGIEGLKGSTVRLDAVATKDIVKAEILMDDGKRVPLKVEGRKLQANLVLFQSQSYRILVEDQFGFRNTPISYELRVKPDGFPTVDLLQPTEDLEISGDEILTLDYSARDDFGIAEVNLIARTGEREDKIRLQKEENKRLILRDQYKWNLGKLGLRDGEDAIFFLQVFDNDTISGPKLGTSRSVRLKLKNLKGEHRLLAEMVKDLNSRMVDLLGDHLETPQPNDKPTAESKDMQQRFEQNLTEALKRTEEVMRRTEKDRMSDFATWSDLEALKRNLEFTKDNLLKKQEQATNNDDKLKARDEISAELERMSMLSEDIGNRMKAQDLAASAQDLARSQERLMESLDKLQSGDKNLDAIMKQIAEMAKALAALQQAMSQLAQQMPDEFMNAEQMQGLGMDQMFKALDEIRKKLQAGDIEGARQLARELFNQMAQMLAAMQNMQRSQMASGMGRMQGEMQRQDNELQEIAREQQEILVDTESLNSAALTQRDGALKNKLDRFLEKSIAELGKLTDAFPDREGPDDPNLLTNLDDATMNSLLKNLIAKLSQKDFPGYGEGDGYARKELGKKRTSAQESRAQRAEKSLNDIKSELDALLNEPAQALSDADKRKLRDLAQRQDAVKERTDTLHEKLESLFQLFPQLDPKIVQGIGEAGQAMGNAQERLSQLDSRGAVPPERTALERLSQAQQQMQSSMQQMAQRGQLGNMPMTRLFRQGRFLPDGSLMPALPGMPQFPEFDIQQGFTGLDTEKFRLPGKEEYKAPRNFREEILDSLKQGVPPQMKEQIERYFKNLSE